The following are from one region of the Phyllostomus discolor isolate MPI-MPIP mPhyDis1 chromosome 9, mPhyDis1.pri.v3, whole genome shotgun sequence genome:
- the LOC114506154 gene encoding collagen alpha-1(I) chain-like codes for MPGDRRPFPVDEEGRGDTSQQPLELQKGKQQEGLLRGSLPQLSPHGRAVRPQPCRAPRAPSLGTATGEAAPRAPAAATLGLQRTSSRAGAMECPAHAAERPLHGPLGALGGARERPLLPRAGVRKKVWFSQLRTTNTLPAFPKSPVRPARGPLDLAAPPSPAAAAPGVAPQPFPGPKVRPWARTGASLPSSPEQRRDPPEAKTRRQGQHWARRGPPGTLTAEIRLLPAGTPGPPSPERGRRGGDTGLQVPCSVTWGPVRRMSPPERGAGEALSAEGVAAGRTAPRVPTARPRDTTRRSQGLVPEAAPSRPKRRARNAAVGSEAAGKPRSASPTAALPPRGRLGTPHRSRHRRRPSAPRANSEAALPRPRHPPSLSRRATGHEAPASPLRGPPTGTSSPPARAALGVPSSHRAGRRAPHHGRLEPPLPAPVPGARLQADNLPPPGGPARSNGRGNGGTGRRTHRRAPALPGRPPGAHTPRRLAGVAPVTTGRPADAARTHAWDRPGSGTSSPRRPGLGPRPGTPILPAPRPRAAVLSATSRPAAPGAGRRRLLSGRCRRGRTGRPPAARAPHPRRGPDPSPAARPPPSSLPGGSAARRRGRGSGQAGLGRRRPCPAARARARPAAAGPSAWPPGATDLHSQASRVSQPFPPGSGEGASRDRASERASERAVERAGGAGVGHREAGARGPTLAPLAGSTPATETLRS; via the exons ATGCCGGGCGACAGGCGGCCCTTTCCTGTGGACGAGGAGGGACGCGGGGACACCAGCCAGCAGCCCCTCGAGCTGCAGAAAGGGAAGCAACAGGAAGGACTCCTCCGAGGCAGCCTGCCACAGCTCAGCCCCCACGGACGGGCAGTCCGTCCCCAGCCGTGCCGAGCCCCGAGAGCCCCATCGCTCGGGACAGCGACGGGAGAGGCCGCACCTCGGGCTCCAGCAGCGGCCACCCTCGGCCTGCAACGCACGAGCAGTCGGGCTGGGGCCATGGAGTGCCCCGCCCACGCAGCTGAGCGCCCACTGCACGGACCCCTCGGGGCCCTGGGGGGAGCCCGGGAGCGGCCCCTGCTGCCTAG AGCGGGTGTGAGGAAAAAAGTCTGGTTTAGCCAATTACGAACTACAAACACACTGCCCGCCTTCCCCAAGAGCCCCGTCCGACCGGCTCGAGGCCCTCTCGACCtggcggccccgccctccccggcggcggcggctccaGGCGTGGCCCCTCAGCCCTTCCCCGGTCCCAAGGTCAGGCCGTGGGCCCGCACTGGGGCCTCGCTGCCCTCTTCCCCGGAGCAGCGGCGGGACCCTCCGGAGGCCAAG ACGAGGAGGCAGGGGCAGCACTGGGCCCGCAGGGGCCCTCCGGGCACGCTGACTGCGGAGATCAGGCTGCTTCCCGCGGGGACCCCGGGGCCGCCGAGCCCTGAGCGTGGCCggagaggaggagacacaggCCTGCAGGTGCCATGCTCCGTGACCTGGGGACCTGTCCGGCGGATG TCACCGCCCGAGCGCGGCGCTGGGGAAGCGCTCTCGGCAGAAGGGGTCGCGGCGGGCCGGACGGCCCCGCGCGTCCCCACCGCGCGCCCGCGGGACACAACACGCAGGAGCCAGGGGCTCGTCCCAGAGGCCGCACCGTCACGTCCGAAGCGCAGGGCCCGAAACGCGGCTGTCGGGAGCGAGGCCGCAGGAAAACCACGGAGCGCTTCCCCGACCGCGGCTCTGCCGCCGCGGGGCCGGCTGGGCACGCCGCACCGGTCCCGGCACCGCCGCCGGCCCTCGGCCCCGCGGGCAAATTCTGAGGCCGCGCTCCCAAGACCGCGACACCCACCTTCACTCTCCCGCCGCGCCACCGGGCACGAGGCTCCAGCCTCACCCCTCCGCGGGCCACCGACAGGGACCTCGTCACCCCCAGCCCGGGCGGCGCTCGGTGTCCCCAGCAGCCACCGCGCAGGGCGCAGGGCGCCGCACCACGGCCGCCTGGAGCCGCCCCTCCCCGCTCCAGTGCCCGGGGCAAGACTCCAGGCAGACAACCTGCCGCCGCCGGGCGGCCCCGCCCGCAGCAACGGGCGCGGGAACGGAGGGACGGGGCGCCGCACCCACCGCCGGGCACCCGCACTGCCCGGCCGGCCTCCCGGGGCCCACACGCCGCGCCGCCTCGCCGGCGTGGCCCCCGTCACAACCGGCCGGCCCGCGGACGCCGCGAGAACGCACGCCTGGGACCGGCCCGGGAGCGGAACCTCGTCCCCAAGACGTCCCGGGCTCGGTCCTCGCCCGGGAACGCCAATCCTGCCCGCCCCGCGGCCGCGGGCCGCAGTCCTCTCGGCGACCAGTCGGCCCGCCGCGCCGGGAGCTGGCCGGCGCCGCCTCCTGTCAGGGCGCTGCCGCCGCGGCCGCACCGGGCGCCCGCCCGCGgcccgcgccccccacccccgccgcggGCCCgacccctcccccgcagcccgGCCGCCGCCATCTTCTCTCCCCGGCGGGAGCGCGGCCCGGCGCCGAGGCCGCGGCTCTGGGCAGGCCGGGCTCGGGCGCCGCCGCCCCTGCCCTGCCGCCCGCGCCCGAGCGCGGCCCGCGGCGGCCGGCCCCTCCGCCTGGCCCCCGGGCGCCACTGACCTCCACTCCCAGGCCTCTAGGGTCTCGCAGCCATTTCCTCCGGGCTCGGGAGAAGGAGCCAGCCGCGaccgagcgagcgagcgagcgagcgagcgagcggtCGAGCGCGCGGGCGGGGCCGGCGTGGGCCACCGAGAGGCAGGGGCTAGAGGGCCCACCCTCGCTCCGCTCGCAGGGAGCACGCCCGCCACCGAGACGCTGCGGAGCTAG